One window of Phalacrocorax carbo chromosome 1, bPhaCar2.1, whole genome shotgun sequence genomic DNA carries:
- the CHAMP1 gene encoding chromosome alignment-maintaining phosphoprotein 1, with translation MDMLQILRKTTERLECDHCSFRGTDYENIQIHMGTIHPEYCDEMDAAGLGKLIFYQKSAKLFHCHKCFFTSKMYCNVYYHITAQHAAPEKWNEERKEQVEGDSDSSKKSVTLEPQKPTLSPESRKPALSPELPKSEPVVSPKLQKSSVSPEPQKSAQTTSSEPEKSAQATSPDPEKSAQATSPDPEQLASAVPPDSEKPSPTVSPDPQKPSPAVSPDSQKPSPAVSPDPQKPAPAASPEPRRHSPAMSPEPRRHSPAVSPEPRRHSPAVSPEPRRYSPAVSPEPKKPTPAVSPEPRRYAPAGSPEPRRHPSQMRRPASASSPETRRPAPAVSPESWRPGPTVSPEPWRATPHEVQKSPTVSPWAPKPAMSASIESRRSAPESRRPGPVVSPEPRRLVSDSWKSTSFSESQKSTLVSSEPWKPISSVYPEGWKPVLSPDTWKHSPPVSPELRKSSHTVSSESWKPSFFPEVRKPGAAVSPESWKLSESRKSMFFSETQKSTSAASSEVQKRAHFPEPRKRALFPESRKPNPTVSTDVQKRGVFSEPQNQVSTSAASTEGQKHVLCSEAQKSALVASEVQKHALFSEAQKLAPISSEVQEPTSFPESQKTASPEIQKHGLFTESQKLSPSVSPETPKQALFTDSQKSVSPDVQKHAVFSEMQKPAAALSSDVQRHAETTVSSEIQKNILFSEPHKSAPGFSSEPQTPSESGESDFLSHSLDDQKPLDDLFSQDEQSILAKESPEDVLYSCPKKKPRKENQENSDSELNSSECGKTEVDSMEIKEQESNSDQEQYDMESSDYGKEGKIDATTPMQPQCVLQFTEEKEAFISEEEIAKYMKRGKGKYYCKICCCRAMKKGAVLHHLVNKHNVQSPYKCKICGKAFLLESLLKNHVAAHGQSLLKCPRCNFESNFPRGFKKHLTHCQSRHSDDTPKKHLDSLEPLEEQI, from the coding sequence ATGGACATGTTGCAGATACTACGTAAAACCACAGAGCGCTTAGAGTGTGATCACTGCAGCTTCAGAGGAACGGACTATGAAAACATACAAATTCATATGGGTACCATACACCCAGAGTATTGTGATGAAATGGATGCTGCTGGTTTGGGTAAACTTATATTTTATCAAAAAAGTGCAAAACTGTTTCACTGCCACAAATGTTTCTTTACCAGCAAGATGTATTGCAACGTGTATTATCACATCACAGCACAACATGCAGCACCTGAGAAGTGGAATGAGGAGCGGAAAGAACAGGTAGAAGGAGATTCAGATTCCTCCAAAAAAAGTGTCACATTGGAACCACAGAAACCTACCCTTTCCCCTGAGTCGCGCAAACCTGCCCTTTCTCCTGAACTCCCCAAATCTGAACCTGTTGTTTCCCCCAAGCTTCAGAAATCATCAGTGTCCCCAGAGCCCCAAAAATCAGCTCAGACGACTTCCTCAGAGCCAGAGAAGTCAGCCCAGGCCACGTCTCCCGATCCAGAAAAGTCAGCCCAGGCCACGTCTCCAGATCCAGAGCAGTTAGCCTCAGCTGTACCCCCAGACTCAGAGAAGCCATCTCCTACTGTGTCCCCCGACCCACAGAAGCCATCTCCTGCAGTGTCCCCTGACTCACAAAAGCCGTCTCCTGCTGTGTCCCCCGACCCACAGAAGCCAGCCCCGGCTGCATCTCCAGAGCCCCGTCGGCATTCCCCAGCAATGTCTCCAGAGCCCCGTCGGCATTCCCCCGCTGTATCACCAGAACCCCGTCGCCATTCTCCCGCTGTGTCTCCGGAGCCCCGCAGATACTCCCCAGCTGTGTCACCTGAGCCAAAGAAACCTACTCCAGCAGTATCCCCTGAACCACGAAGGTATGCCCCAGCTGGGTCTCCTGAGCCCCGGAGGCATCCTTCTCAAATGCGTAGGcctgcttctgcttcttctcCTGAAACCCGGAGGCCTGCTCCTGCAGTTTCACCAGAGTCATGGAGACCTGGTCCGACTGTTTCCCCTGAGCCCTGGAGAGCTACACCTCACGAGGTGCAGAAGTCTCCCACGGTTTCTCCCTGGGCTCCAAAGCCTGCCATGTCAGCATCCATAGAATCGAGGAGGTCTGCCCCCGAGTCCCGAAGGCCTGGCCCTGTTGTGTCGCCAGAACCTAGGAGGCTTGTTTCTGACTCATGGAAATCTACATCCTTTTCTGAATCCCAGAAGTCTACTCTTGTTTCTTCTGAGCCGTGGAAACCCATCTCATCTGTTTACCCTGAAGGCTGGAAACCTGTTCTGTCCCCTGACACATGGAAGCATTCTCCCCCTGTTTCTCCTGAGCTTCGAAAGTCTAGTCACACTGTTTCCTCTGAGTCTTGGaaaccttctttctttcctgaggTCCGTAAGCCTGGTGCTGCAGTATCTCCTGAATCTTGGAAACTCTCTGAGTCCCGGAAAtctatgtttttttctgaaactcagaaatccacctctgctgcttcctctgAGGTTCAGAAGCGGGCTCATTTCCCTGAACCTCGGAAAAGAGCTTTGTTCCCAGAGTCTCGTAAACCTAACCCTACTGTTTCTACTGATGTCCAGAAACGTGGTGTCTTTTCTGAGCCCCAGAATCAGGTGTCTACTTCTGCTGCTTCCACTGAAGGCCAAAAACACGTCCTATGTTCTGAAGCCCAGAAATCAGCTCTTGTTGCTTCTGAAGTCCAGAAGCACGCCCTATTTTCTGAAGCCCAGAAACTTGCTCCCATTTCCTCTGAAGTTCAGGAGCCTACTTCTTTTCCAGAGTCTCAGAAAACTGCTTCTCCTGAAATTCAGAAACATGGCCTCTTTACTGAGTCCCAGAAACTTTCTCCTTCCGTTTCTCCCGAGACCCCCAAACAAGCTCTTTTTACTGACTCCCAGAAATCTGTTTCCCCTGATGTTCAAAAGCatgctgtattttctgagatgcagaaacctgctgctgctttgtcctCTGACGTCCAGAGACATGCCGAAACTACTGTATCTTCTGAAATCCAGAAGAACATCCTGTTTTCCGAGCCTCACAAGTCTGCTCCAGGCTTTTCCTCCGAGCCCCAGACACCTAGTGAGTCTGGTGAAAGTGACTTTCTTTCTCACAGTTTAGATGATCAGAAGCCACTGGATGATTTATTCTCACAGGATGAACAATCAATACTGGCCAAAGAATCACCAGAAGATGTGTTATATTCATGCCCGAAAAAGAAGCCCAGGAAGGAAAACCAGGAGAACTCAGATTCTGAACTAAATAGCAGTGAGTGTGGAAAAACAGAGGTGGACTCAATGGAGATAAAGGAGCAAGAATCCAACAGTGACCAAGAGCAGTACGATATGGAGTCATCTGATTATGGCAAAGAGGGCAAAATAGATGCAACTACTCCCATGCAGCCACAGTGTGTGTTGCAGTTTACTGAAGAGAAAGAGGCTTTCATCTCTGAGGAAGAAATAGCAAAGTACATGAAGCGTGGCAAGGGAAAGTATTATTGCAAAATTTGTTGCTGTCGTGCAATGAAAAAAGGTGCAGTCTTGCACCATTTAGTTAACAAACATAATGTTCAAAGCCCatacaaatgtaaaatatgtggcaaagcttttcttttggaGTCTCTTCTTAAAAACCATGTTGCTGCTCATGGTCAAAGTTTGTTGAAGTGTCCACGTTGTAATTTTGAATCAAATTTTCCCCGAGGCTTTAAGAAACATTTAACCCATTGCCAAAGCCGTCATAGCGATGATACACCTAAAAAACACTTGGACAGCCTTGAACCACTTGAAGAAcaaatttaa